From Paenibacillus sp. FSL H8-0537:
AACAATTTTTAGAAATATGCGATGCCGAGAAATAAAGGTAATCCCCAATAACCCGCACATCCGGAGCATAGTCGTGAATCGGCAAGCCCTTCAGCGAATGGAAGGCCCAGTCGGTCAGATTATCGCTGACCAGAAACCCCGCCGTCATCGAGGGGAACAGATAATATTTCTCTTTAAATATCACCATCGACGGATCTGCAGATTCCCGGAAGGTCATCACCCTGCCCATCTGCTCTAAAAATTGGTATTTGTATTCCATATTGATCGGATTGCATATATACATGTGTTCGTGCACCTCTTCCTCTATTTGGTTACTTCTGTTTTCCATTCTTACCCTTAATGCTCCGCGTTTAATGCGCTTAAAATGTGATCAAGATGCTCTTCGGTCATCGCACCTCCGCTAAAGTTGATTAACGCACGCAATGGCATGTTTTCCATAATGGCTTCCATCATCTCCGAATCATCCCCATGATCGCTAGCGTCACCCATGCTGTTTTGCTGTTGCAGAATTCCTTCAATGATGGGACGTCTTGCCGGATCAGCCATCAAATCACCTATCGTCGTATTACGAGTTGCATTTTTACGGTAAACCTTTGTCGCTTCAACCATAACCGTGTCCGTCAGCTCAATCTGTCTGGATGACTTCCCTATCATAATCTCGAAAGATCCTGAATCGACCCGCCAGTCCTTTAAGTCCACATCGTAATAAGCAAATGATCGTTGATCCAGCGTGAAAGTCACCTTTTTCTCTTCGCCCGGCGCAAGCTCTACCTTTGCGAATCCTTTTAACTCTTTTTCCGGACGAATGACCCTGCTGCCGGTTTCGCGCACATAAAGCTGAACGATTTCTTTGCCGGCTCGATTTCCTGTATTTTTCACTGTGACCTGAACGTCTAACGTTTCATCGTCCCGAATGCTCTTATTGGCAAAAGTCAAAGCCGAATATGTGAAGCTAGTATAGCTTAGGCCGTGACCGAACGGAAAAAGCGGTTCGATCTTTTTCTTGTCATAATACCGGTAGCCGACGAAAACGCCTTCTTTGTACTCCACCCGATCCTCTTCGCCGAAATAGAACAGGTATGACGAGGTGTCCTCGAGCCGCGCCGGAAACGTTTCTGCGAGTTTTCCGCAAGGATTCGCATCCCCGAACAATAAATCGGCGATAGCGCCGCCAAGCGCTTGTCCGCCCAAGTACGCCTCCAGGACGGCTTTCGCGTTCCCGATCCAGGGCATATCCACCGGAGAACCATTGCTCAGCACAACCACCAAATTCGGCTGAGCTTTAGCTACCGCTTCGATCAGCGCAATCTGATTGTCCGGGAGTCGGAGATGGCTGCGATCATAACCTTCCGATTCGTACCGGTCAGGCAATCCCGCGAATAACACGACCACGTCCGCTGTGCCGGCCGCCTGAACAGCTTCATCAACCAATGTAGCGACTGCGGCGTCTTTGTCCAATTCGTAGCCTTTGGCATACACGACATTCGCCGAGTTCCCTGCGGCTATCCTTATTTCCTCCCGAATGTCCTCCAGCTTGGTCGGGTTAATGCGGGAGCTTCCGCTGCCCTGATATCTAGGCGACTCCGCCAGCGCTCCGATGACGGCAATCCGGCCTTCTTTGGCCAGCGGCAGCAAATCGTTTTCGTTTTTGAGCAGTACCATGCTTTCTCTGGCTACGATTCTTGCCAATTGATGATGCTCCTCGGCATCGTAGGCCACGCCATGCTGTTTGTTGTCCGCCGCTTTGAAAATAATGCGAAGCAACCTTTCAACCGCTCGGTCGAGTTTCTCTTCAGGCAGCTTTCCGCTGCGAACGGCTTCGATGATTTTTTGCTCGCCAGCCCCTGCGCTGGACGGCATCTCCAACTCTAAGCCAGCGGATAGCGCATCCGCTCTTTCGTTGACGGCGCCCCAATCCGACACGACAAAGCCTTCGTGTCCCCATTCCTCTTTCAATATATCCGTCAGCAGATACTCATTCTCGGATACGAATGTCCCGTTGACCTGATTGTAAGAACACATTACCGTCCACGGCTGCGATTTTTTGACGGCACCTTCGAAGCTCGCCAGATAAATTTCCCGCAGCGTCCGCTCGTCGACGATGGAATCGGATGTCATACGTCGATGCTCTTGATTGTTAGCCGCGAAGTGCTTAATGGAAGTGCCTACGCCTTGGCTCTGCACGCCGCGAATATGATGAGCGGCCATCTCAGAAGATAAGAAAGGA
This genomic window contains:
- a CDS encoding glycoside hydrolase family 3 C-terminal domain-containing protein: MERNYDQLISQMTLEEKAGMCSGLDFWRLKGVERLGIPSIMVTDGPHGLRKQKEGGDHLGIFNSVPATCFPSAAGVASSWDRELIEMMGKALGEECQAEDVAILLGPGANIKRSPLCGRNFEYLSEDPFLSSEMAAHHIRGVQSQGVGTSIKHFAANNQEHRRMTSDSIVDERTLREIYLASFEGAVKKSQPWTVMCSYNQVNGTFVSENEYLLTDILKEEWGHEGFVVSDWGAVNERADALSAGLELEMPSSAGAGEQKIIEAVRSGKLPEEKLDRAVERLLRIIFKAADNKQHGVAYDAEEHHQLARIVARESMVLLKNENDLLPLAKEGRIAVIGALAESPRYQGSGSSRINPTKLEDIREEIRIAAGNSANVVYAKGYELDKDAAVATLVDEAVQAAGTADVVVLFAGLPDRYESEGYDRSHLRLPDNQIALIEAVAKAQPNLVVVLSNGSPVDMPWIGNAKAVLEAYLGGQALGGAIADLLFGDANPCGKLAETFPARLEDTSSYLFYFGEEDRVEYKEGVFVGYRYYDKKKIEPLFPFGHGLSYTSFTYSALTFANKSIRDDETLDVQVTVKNTGNRAGKEIVQLYVRETGSRVIRPEKELKGFAKVELAPGEEKKVTFTLDQRSFAYYDVDLKDWRVDSGSFEIMIGKSSRQIELTDTVMVEATKVYRKNATRNTTIGDLMADPARRPIIEGILQQQNSMGDASDHGDDSEMMEAIMENMPLRALINFSGGAMTEEHLDHILSALNAEH